The Ostrinia nubilalis chromosome 17, ilOstNubi1.1, whole genome shotgun sequence genome contains a region encoding:
- the LOC135079607 gene encoding general odorant-binding protein 1-like, producing the protein MVINRSATMAGAALLVLAGLLLRTRADLGVMTDLTLGFGQALDHCREESGLTQEKMEEFFHFWSEDFKLEARELGCALRCMSAHFNLITDVNSMHHANAEKFVKSFPNGEVLAEQLIGFLHECERRHHAEADACFRVLHMAACFRDACRHARLAPTMEMLLAEFIMQAET; encoded by the exons ATGGTAATTAACCGG TCGGCGACCATGGCGGGCGCGGCGCTGCTGGTGCTGGCGGGGCTGCTGCTGCGGACGCGCGCCGACCTCGGCGTCATGACCGACCTCACGCTCGGCTTCGGGCAGGCGCTGGACCATTGCAGGGAGGAG TCTGGCCTGACGCAAGAGAAGATGGAGGAGTTCTTCCACTTCTGGAGCGAGGACTTCAAGCTGGAGGCGCGCGAGCTGGGCTGCGCGCTGCGCTGCATGAGCGCGCACTTCAACCTCATCACCGACGTCAACAGCATGCACCACGCCAACGCCGAGAAGTTCGTCAAGAGCTTCCCCAATG GTGAAGTGCTAGCGGAGCAGCTGATCGGGTTCCTGCACGAGTGCGAGCGGCGGCACCACGCCGAGGCGGACGCGTGCTTCCGCGTGCTGCACATGGCGGCGTGCTTCCGCGACGCGTGCCGCCACGCGCGCCTCGCGCCCACAATGGAGATGTTGCTCGCCGAGTTCATCATGCAGGCGGAGACCTAG